A segment of the Streptomyces sp. P9-A2 genome:
CTGGACCGCGTCACTGAGCAGAGGGACCACCTGGTCAGAGCGCAGCAGCGCATGCGGGGCCTGCTGAGCGCGGTTCTCTCCATCAGCCGGGAACTCGAGCTGCCCGTGGTGCTGCGGCGGATCGTGAGTACCGCGATGGAACTCGTCGACGCCCGCTACGGGGCTCTCGGCGTGCTGAACGACGACGGTACGGCCCTGGAGGAGTTCATCCCCCTGGGCCTGAGCGCCGAGGAGTACGAGGACCTGGCCGGATCCGAATTCCCGCACGGCCGGGGCCTGCTGGGACATCTGATCCACCATCCCGAGCCGCTGCGCGTGAAGGACCTGCCGCGCCACCCGGAATCCGTCGGCTTTCCCCCGGGGCACCCGCCGATGCGTACCCTGCTCGGGGTGGCGATCAGTGTGCGCGGCCGGATCTACGGCAACCTCTATCTGTGCGACCGGCGTGACGGCAAGCCGTTCGACGGCCAGGACGAGGACGTGGTGACGGCGCTGGCCGGTGCGGCGGGCATCGCCATCGAGAACGCTCGCCTCTTCGACCGGACCCGTGCTTCCGCGGAGTACTTCCAACGGATGCTGCTGCCGACACTGCCCGACCTCGCGCCCTTCGCCGCGGCCGCCGTCTACCGGCCCGCCACCGCCCCCGGCCACCGCCTGGGAGGCGACTGGTACGACGCACTGCGGCTCTCGGACGGCAGCTGCGCGGCCATCATCGGGGACGTGCTCGGCCACGACCTGGCTGCCGCCGCGGCCATGGCGCAGATCCGCAACATG
Coding sequences within it:
- a CDS encoding PP2C family protein-serine/threonine phosphatase; protein product: MRGLLSAVLSISRELELPVVLRRIVSTAMELVDARYGALGVLNDDGTALEEFIPLGLSAEEYEDLAGSEFPHGRGLLGHLIHHPEPLRVKDLPRHPESVGFPPGHPPMRTLLGVAISVRGRIYGNLYLCDRRDGKPFDGQDEDVVTALAGAAGIAIENARLFDRTRASAEYFQRMLLPTLPDLAPFAAAAVYRPATAPGHRLGGDWYDALRLSDGSCAAIIGDVLGHDLAAAAAMAQIRNMLRALLYDRRTPPSLVLNHLDHILHAITEVPVTTACLARVEAEGNGWRLHWSTAGHLPPLVITADGRTRYLDAEPGLPLGVDDALPRPDHIHRLSAGDTVLMFTDGLVEHPQRSLDEGLAALAAIASAHSGLPLDALCRVLADRHPSDGHDDLAVLALRPPPTR